The genomic interval TTACTGACCAGCAGTTCTACAACCTCCTTGTGCCCGCCGTCAACAGCTGTTGAAAAACAGATCGCAGCTGACAAATATTGCAGACAGCGTTAATCCAATCACatctaatttaaatgaataagaGGAAATTTATTTGGTCAGAGATGCATTCAGTACAGAAAACACATGGAGACCAATGATATAAAGTGTTGTACCTGCATACAAAGGACATGATAAGTCATTTGTTAGCTGGTTGATGTTGGCATGTGCCTTCAGGAGGAGTCGGACCACTGCCAGGTGTCCACCCTGCGCTGCCAGGTAACATGCAGATTGCCCCTCATGAGTCAAAGAGTTCACATAGGCAGCACAGCCACGGGAGGAGCCTGCTGCTTAAAGTTAGAAACAGAAATaggaaaacaaaaacctaaaaaaaaaattctcgaCGACAAGTCTGATAACTGCTTATGTAATGAATCAAGGACAACTGTAAAGCATTCTCTGGTTCCACTATCATAATGCTTACGTGCATTCACACTATACATTTTTGTTCTACTATGGATGACAACAAAACTCTGTCTTATCTCCTCTCTTATCTTAAATGTGGGGATTTGTTGCTTTCCTCTGTCTATAAAATGATAAGTATGAATAACTCTGGGTTTTGAACTGTTTAGTGCCAAAATGATTAATCCATTCAGCCATTAGTTCATTGGCAGAAAATCAattgtttaagttatttatctAGGAAAAAAATCCACGCATTCTCTTGAGTCGCACGATGACCTTTCTTACCGCCCGCAGCAGACACAATCTCCTGCACACACTCCTTGCTGCCAGCGGCTGCCGCCTCGTGCAGGGCATTCCAACCACGGTTGTCCCGACAGTCCACACTGAAACCTCTCTTTATCAGCCTCCTCACCTGCTTCCTACAGCCTGAGCGAGCTGCTACAGCAACACTGGAGACTGTGTCTCCGTAGCACTCTGTGAAGTCCATCCCCTGCTTCAAAGAGAGTCAGATCCATTAATTGCACCATTGTTTGCAGAgctggaaagtaactaagtacatctTTCTCTCAAATACTGTACTTATTGAGGATTTTCATTGTATGCTACTTAATACTCTTGCTCCTCTACATTTAAGAAGTAAATATTGCATTTCTAAGTgcactacagtaccagtcaaaagtttggacacaccttctcattcaactactttgaagaatctaaaatataaaacatattctggtttgttgagcatttgtttgttcaccacataattccatatgtgttccttcatagtttggatgtcttcaatattaatctacaatgtagaaaaaaataaaaataaagaaaaaccattgaatgagaaggtgcgtccaaacttttgactggtactgtatatatataaaataaaaaaatatataaaataaaaataaaaataaagaaaaaccattgaatgagaaggtgtgtccaaacttttgactggtactgtatatatataaaattaaaaaatatataaaataaaaataaagaaaaaccattgaatgagaaggtgtgtccaaacttttgactggtactgtcaTACTTTTGCTCCTCTACATTtaagaggtaaatattgtactttttatgtgcagcagtaaaatgcacaaacacattgatgcagcagtaataataataatctagaAAGATATTTAATAGTAAAACGCatggaacattttactgcacaatgaaTATCTGTCATCCTAGTAACGTTACAcagtacatttagctgattatacttttaataaagtgaggattaGAATGCAGTACTGTAACTTATAGttgagtattttcacagtattgGATTTACATTTTAGTAAATGATTTTTATACTAACACGAACACACTGTGATATTTGTCATTAGAATGCAACAAGCCATCACATAACACTATGTACAAAATAATACATGAGACACAAAGCTGCTGGTTTACCTAAATGGAATATCAACGCCTTGGAGTCGCTTCCTGATGACGTCACACCACAACATCCCGTGGCGTGTCGCGCTTTCTAGGAGGCAGCTGAGTTTGGGTTGTAGCTTTAGCTGCCGGTCACAAACACGCCGTTTTAACCATCAGTTATAGTGTTTAATCCAGTTCATCCGCAGTGTTTCAATAGAGTCTGAAGACATGCGAAGAAGAAAGTTAAAGAATCTGAGGGAAACCAGCTAATCAAAGGGTTCAACTGGGGATCACTGTAAGGTAAAGCAAAGGTGTGTGTAGCTTGAGATCTGCAGgatataattgtttatttatgctgatcatctaaaaaaagatatgtatGCCAAAATATGTGTCATCTTGAAATAAGAAAGATAAACATCCCCACATCAGAGCTGTCAAATCAGCACAGTGcaggaggaagtattcagatatttttctaaTGGTAGTTGTCAAAACCACAGTATTGAAAAAAACCTGTGTAATAAAATACTGTTACaattaaaagtcctgcattcaaaatattacaTAAGTACATGTGCACAGCatcaataaacaaatgtattgattttgcAGAATAGCCTATTTCAGATTCATATGTATTAGATCACTGGGtattaatgtaataattttAATGTATAGTTGCATGTGTAGCTTGAATAAACTGTTGAGTAGCTTaatcaataatttaataattgcTTAGTTGATTTATTCTGCATTAATAATCTACATCTGCAAAGACTGAATGTAGTGGcatagaagtataaagcagcatTAAATGAAATACTCAGGACAAGCacctcaaaaatgtattcaagtaGGGATCTTGAGTAAATGTAGGCTACATTCCACCTCTGATtctgcacatacatacacacaacataTGTGAAGTTATATTGAGATTTGAGATTATTTGTGGGGGGGAAAAAGTCCTAACTTGCCTGCAGACAGTCCTGATTTGTTTCCTAAATTGTCTCCTAACATGTTCCCTTTTCCCTGAATTGTCTCCATACTCATCTCTGACCCTGACTCCTAAGTTGTTCCCTACTTTGTGTGTCCTAGCTCATCTCCTAGGAGGTTGCGGTCCCTGTGGCCGTCAGCAGCATCATGGTTGACATCGCTGTGAAGAGCGGAGCTGCCTGGACCTGTCACGCTCAGGAACATCAGCTGGCTCATGTGCTGCTTCCTGTTCACGTCAGTAACAAAGACGATTGTGAAGAGGAGCTCAGTCAGCCACAAGGAGACGAGACAAACTGGTGAGAAGCTTTTAGCTTCTATAAAAGCAATTATTTGTGGGAATTCTACATTGTTTTTTGGcttgttgtgtttgtattcTCCTTCTTTATTATAATAGTTTTGGTAAAGGCTGAGAGAAGCTCGAGTTAACTGTGTAATGTGGGTAAACAAATCTCAACACGTTATTTAAATAGAAGGAGCATAGATGAGTGATAAGAGGACTGAACGGCACCTTTAACATGTATCCTCCTCTCACAGTGGCGGCCCAGTGCTGTTGGAGCAGACGGAGGAAGGGTCTCCTTGTGTTCTGACGCTCAGATGCAGCCCCTGCTCCCCCACTGCCATCAGCCGCCTGCTGGTCATCAGCGAGGCTCGAACTATGGAGGTGTACGACCAGATGGGAGAATACTGCGGTACGATACGCGGGGAGAAGGATGACAGCATCCAGCCAGACAGGTATAACCACAGTTATCATCACTCgggttgcatgtttttttatgtttttaggtAGTTAAAGCTGATAAATATAGAAAATTTATGACCAAAAATGCTTCTTCTATGAATGAAGCCAATCTGACAACATCCTGAGTTTGATCTCCATTGTCTGATATTGAATACAGGCTATAATGTCATAGATtcttagaaaaaaacatgaattctgtCGAACTGatacatttaatattcttttttaatgGATTAGTTCCTGATTAAGTTCTGACAACGTCTGAGTTTGATAAATGTCTGATCGGATGTTGAAGCAGTGTCTCTCTTTTACCCACAGTTCAGACAGAGGGCCTTTCTACAAGAAACAGCTGATCCTCGAGCATCCGTCCTCCGCCTGTGAAGTGAAGGTGAGCTGCGATCAGAGAGACCTTTGACGTCTATTTGAGACCTTTTGCATCTTCTAAACTTTAGTCAACACATCTTTAAACTGTTGAGACATTATTTTAGTGCCTTGAACAGTTTTTTCATCCCGATGTTTTGTTCTCCCAGCTGCTCTCTCTGGGCGGTCGAAGCAGTGTTTTGGTGTGTCGGGTCATCGTGGGCCTCCAGACGCTACAGCCCTGTGTGGCCCGCGGCCCCGGCATCGACATGCAGCAGGTGCAGTGTCTGGTGGAGGAGATGGGAACCAGTCTCTCACCGGGTGCCCAGAACCTCATGGAAATGGTGCAGTTCCAGCAGAAGGTGGGAGTAAAGTAGCAGTGAGTTACTTATAACCTTTAATGAGCCCTTCTGGCAATGAGGGggaattacaacaacaacagcaatgACTTAAGTCAAAGGACGATGCAGATGGACTCATAACCTTCCACTTGCTTGTGCTTCACTTCACTTATGGTTGATTGTGCCATTAAGTTTTGAGATTGCTTATCCACCTTTAGGAAACCTTTAGTTTCAGTTCATCTCAGCTCACTATGGAAATCAACTCTGTACGTGACACAGGGACTGTGTTTCTCTCCAGAACCAGACCAGCTCTCTTGGTGGCTTCCTGCCTCTCCTGATGGGTGGAGGAGTTTTCTCTGCCCTGACTCAAGGAGCCAACATCTCCCCAGCAGCTGTCAGCAACCAGCCACAGCCTGCAGACTCCAGGGTATCAGcaattatcataataattaatttTGTATGCCTGCAATGATAAATC from Anoplopoma fimbria isolate UVic2021 breed Golden Eagle Sablefish chromosome 5, Afim_UVic_2022, whole genome shotgun sequence carries:
- the c5h10orf88 gene encoding ATPase PAAT isoform X1, with product MVDIAVKSGAAWTCHAQEHQLAHVLLPVHVSNKDDCEEELSQPQGDETNCGGPVLLEQTEEGSPCVLTLRCSPCSPTAISRLLVISEARTMEVYDQMGEYCGTIRGEKDDSIQPDSSDRGPFYKKQLILEHPSSACEVKLLSLGGRSSVLVCRVIVGLQTLQPCVARGPGIDMQQVQCLVEEMGTSLSPGAQNLMEMVQFQQKNQTSSLGGFLPLLMGGGVFSALTQGANISPAAVSNQPQPADSRPPVGSIRPADEAPPAQNGAMTGGSTSSSPDLQVSGVNTKNIASSESGGPVSHAQLAEMMSHLLKGQVHGQAVNSGPELLPMLQNLCGQVTKLRLDDATALAEKEKMMRNGSWWVKELDSAMERRLEEMERRLMEHVDRRLDALEQKLEKALFSALPHVALNHGDMSSSAGGAASTGPSEQTATDTSHALSPETLKD
- the c5h10orf88 gene encoding ATPase PAAT isoform X2, coding for MVDIAVKSGAAWTCHAQEHQLAHVLLPVHVSNKDDCEEELSQPQGDETNCGGPVLLEQTEEGSPCVLTLRCSPCSPTAISRLLVISEARTMEVYDQMGEYCGTIRGEKDDSIQPDSSDRGPFYKKQLILEHPSSACEVKLLSLGGRSSVLVCRVIVGLQTLQPCVARGPGIDMQQVQCLVEEMGTSLSPGAQNLMEMVQFQQKNQTSSLGGFLPLLMGGGVFSALTQGANISPAAVSNQPQPADSRPPVGSIRPADEAPPAQNGAMTGGSTSSSPDLQVSGVNTKNIASSESGGPVSHAQLAEMMSHLLKGQVHGQAVNSGPELLPMLQNLCGQVTKLRLDDATALAEKEKMMRNGSWELDSAMERRLEEMERRLMEHVDRRLDALEQKLEKALFSALPHVALNHGDMSSSAGGAASTGPSEQTATDTSHALSPETLKD